The Methylomagnum ishizawai genome has a window encoding:
- a CDS encoding transaldolase — translation MGNLLEQLRGMTVVVADTGDLEAIRNFTPRDATTNPSLIAAAAQMPEYRAVVDDTLLKAREALGPDAERAQVVALAFDRLAIAFGLRILDIVPGRVSTEVDARLSYDTAATVAKARDLMAQYAAAGIDRSRVLIKIAATWEGIRAAEQLEREGIHCNLTLMFGLHQAIACAEAGVTLISPFVGRILDWYRKETGQDYAPADDPGVVSVTRIYNYYKKFGYKTEVMGASFRNLGEIVELAGCDLLTISPALLKQLETGDGPLPRKLDPSAAADLDIAPIPMDLATFERMHAADRMASDKLSEGIRGFTKALESTEALLSARLAQIEDGAALGKVVSEGMFGLYDHDGDGYVTREEWLGTDAVFDAMDADHDGRISLAEMGVALGAIVHWAAARAA, via the coding sequence ATGGGCAATCTCTTGGAACAATTGCGCGGCATGACCGTCGTGGTCGCCGATACCGGCGACCTGGAAGCCATCCGCAACTTCACCCCCCGCGACGCCACCACCAACCCTTCCCTGATCGCCGCCGCCGCGCAGATGCCGGAATACCGCGCGGTGGTGGACGACACCTTGCTGAAGGCCAGGGAGGCCCTGGGACCGGACGCCGAACGCGCCCAGGTCGTGGCCCTGGCCTTCGACCGGCTGGCCATCGCCTTCGGCCTGCGTATCCTGGACATCGTGCCGGGCCGGGTTTCGACCGAGGTGGACGCCCGCTTGTCCTACGACACCGCCGCCACGGTGGCGAAAGCCCGCGACCTGATGGCCCAGTACGCGGCGGCGGGCATCGACCGCTCGCGGGTGCTCATCAAGATCGCCGCGACCTGGGAAGGCATCCGCGCCGCCGAGCAATTGGAGCGCGAAGGCATCCATTGCAACCTCACCCTGATGTTCGGCCTGCACCAGGCCATCGCCTGCGCCGAGGCGGGCGTCACCTTGATCTCGCCCTTCGTGGGCCGCATCCTCGATTGGTATAGGAAGGAAACCGGCCAGGACTACGCCCCCGCCGACGACCCCGGCGTGGTGTCGGTGACGCGCATCTACAACTATTACAAAAAATTCGGCTACAAGACCGAAGTCATGGGCGCGAGCTTCCGCAACCTGGGCGAAATCGTCGAACTGGCCGGCTGCGATCTCCTGACCATTTCCCCGGCCCTGCTCAAGCAACTGGAAACCGGCGACGGACCCTTGCCGCGCAAGCTCGACCCCAGCGCCGCCGCCGACCTGGATATCGCCCCCATCCCCATGGACCTGGCCACGTTCGAGCGGATGCACGCCGCCGACCGCATGGCCAGCGACAAGCTCAGCGAGGGCATCCGGGGCTTCACCAAGGCGCTGGAAAGCACCGAGGCCTTGTTATCGGCGCGGCTGGCCCAGATCGAGGACGGCGCGGCCCTGGGCAAGGTGGTGTCGGAAGGGATGTTCGGACTCTACGACCACGACGGCGACGGCTATGTGACCCGCGAGGAATGGCTGGGCACCGATGCCGTGTTCGACGCCATGGACGCCGACCACGACGGCAGGATCAGCCTGGCGGAAATGGGCGTGGCCCTGGGAGCCATCGTGCATTGGGCGGCGGCGCGGGCCGCTTGA
- a CDS encoding 2,3-oxidosqualene cyclase: MNNQTTEFNDLPRAPMAAPAHGPEREAGRRALSRLLELQGGNGDWEGEMVWCTMILAQTVIVRAVAGRPYSEDERARIVRHFAHYQDAEGAWGMHPESPGYVFFTALAYVALRILGLSADDPMLVRARTWLHAQPGGVKGIPTWGKFWLALLGLYDYAGLNSVPPELFILPQWLPFHPRRFYCHTRLIYLGIAYLFGVRFVAPLPDGLREQLRAELYTEPYASIDFAQLRHSLAPGDVHVPISPLLRTIYDGLALYERWHLKALRRKALAACFERILYEQRTTRYQGISPVNGLLNCLAIFAHDPQHHELQASLAGAEAWRWEDEVEGIRYVGARSNTWDTAFVVQAFMEAPGTVPGSVDAMDRAVGFFKQAQMTEELPDDRNYWRDTAVGGWCFSDGQHRWPVSDCTAEAVSALLALRERPEYRDVQPFAPERLGQAVAFILSRQNADGGFGTYERRRAGKLLEAINPSEMFGQCMTELSYIECTASSLAALADYRKHHPDPTGTIDRAIARAVALLRSAQLPDGAYAGFWGINYTYAIFHVAKGLRAADIPAGDPALQAAALWLVGKQRADGGWGEHYSSCLEGRYIEHSHSQVVMTSWALLALLDILPPDHPAIAQGVAWLVGQQQADGDWPRQGVNGVFFGAAMLDYRLYHTYFPAWALARHARLHGTR, from the coding sequence TTGAACAACCAAACCACCGAGTTCAACGACCTCCCGCGTGCGCCCATGGCGGCTCCGGCCCATGGCCCGGAGCGGGAGGCCGGACGGCGCGCCTTGTCGCGCCTCCTGGAACTACAGGGCGGCAACGGCGATTGGGAAGGCGAAATGGTCTGGTGCACCATGATCCTGGCCCAGACCGTCATCGTCCGCGCCGTGGCGGGCCGTCCCTATTCCGAGGACGAACGCGCCCGCATCGTCCGCCATTTCGCCCATTACCAGGACGCCGAGGGCGCTTGGGGGATGCATCCCGAATCGCCGGGGTATGTCTTCTTCACCGCCCTGGCCTATGTGGCGCTGCGTATCCTGGGGCTCTCCGCCGACGATCCCATGCTGGTCCGCGCCCGGACTTGGCTGCACGCCCAGCCCGGCGGGGTGAAGGGGATTCCGACCTGGGGGAAATTCTGGCTGGCGCTGCTCGGCCTCTACGACTACGCGGGGCTCAACTCGGTCCCGCCGGAGTTGTTCATCCTGCCGCAATGGCTGCCGTTCCATCCCCGCCGCTTCTATTGCCATACCCGTTTGATCTACCTGGGGATCGCCTATCTGTTCGGGGTGCGCTTCGTCGCGCCCTTGCCGGATGGGCTGCGGGAGCAACTCCGGGCCGAACTCTATACGGAACCCTACGCCAGCATCGATTTCGCCCAGTTGCGCCATAGCCTCGCGCCGGGCGATGTCCATGTGCCCATCAGCCCCTTGCTGCGGACGATCTACGACGGGCTGGCCCTCTACGAGCGCTGGCATCTCAAAGCCTTACGGCGCAAGGCGCTGGCGGCCTGCTTCGAGCGCATCCTGTACGAGCAGCGCACCACCCGCTACCAAGGCATCTCCCCAGTCAACGGCCTGTTGAATTGCCTCGCCATTTTCGCCCATGATCCGCAACATCACGAATTGCAAGCCAGCCTAGCCGGGGCCGAAGCTTGGCGTTGGGAAGACGAGGTGGAAGGCATCCGCTATGTCGGGGCGCGTTCCAACACCTGGGATACCGCCTTCGTGGTGCAGGCGTTCATGGAAGCGCCCGGCACGGTGCCCGGATCGGTGGACGCCATGGACCGGGCGGTCGGCTTCTTCAAGCAGGCCCAGATGACCGAGGAATTGCCCGATGACCGGAACTATTGGCGGGATACGGCGGTGGGGGGCTGGTGCTTCTCCGATGGCCAGCACCGCTGGCCGGTCAGCGATTGCACCGCCGAGGCCGTGAGCGCCCTGTTGGCCTTGCGCGAACGCCCCGAATATCGGGACGTCCAGCCCTTCGCGCCGGAACGGCTGGGGCAGGCCGTGGCCTTCATCCTGTCGCGCCAGAACGCCGACGGCGGTTTCGGCACCTATGAACGCCGCCGCGCCGGGAAATTGCTGGAAGCGATCAATCCCTCCGAGATGTTCGGCCAGTGCATGACCGAGTTGTCCTATATCGAATGCACCGCCTCGTCGCTGGCGGCTTTGGCCGATTACCGCAAGCACCACCCCGACCCGACCGGAACCATCGACCGGGCCATCGCCCGCGCGGTCGCCCTGCTCCGGTCCGCCCAATTGCCCGACGGCGCCTATGCCGGGTTCTGGGGCATCAATTACACCTACGCGATTTTCCATGTCGCCAAGGGCTTGCGGGCAGCGGACATCCCGGCCGGCGACCCCGCCCTGCAAGCCGCCGCCCTTTGGCTGGTCGGCAAGCAACGCGCCGACGGCGGTTGGGGCGAGCATTATTCCAGTTGCCTCGAAGGCCGCTATATCGAGCATTCCCATAGCCAGGTGGTGATGACCAGTTGGGCGCTGCTGGCCTTGCTGGATATCCTGCCACCGGACCATCCCGCGATTGCCCAGGGCGTCGCCTGGCTCGTCGGCCAGCAACAAGCCGACGGCGATTGGCCGCGCCAAGGCGTGAACGGGGTGTTCTTCGGCGCGGCCATGCTCGATTACCGGCTTTACCACACGTACTTCCCGGCCTGGGCCCTGGCCCGCCATGCCCGGCTCCACGGGACGCGCTAA
- a CDS encoding FAD-dependent oxidoreductase, with protein MQEKEMVARQDVDVLIAGGGIAGSAAAAALAPLGLKVLIVEPGSAHGRRLAGELIHPPGINGLRELGLLDGELDLGAPVRGFAVFPFAGEEPVTDACESTVLLPYDESHGVGGTHGQAIEHRLLKDHLLDTVQGFPGVTVWSGARVTEMEEAAPGRYTALVRTEEGEVRVDAKLMIGADGPMSQVRKMIGITHVTQRYSGMMGVEVDDIHLPHKGFGNIFLNPAGVSYAYGIGGGRARVMFEILKGADAKDSIQTHLNAFPPSFRRDVEAELAEGKPLAAANYCIIPAQSVKHNIALVGDARGCCHPLTASGITAAVKDALVLRDALRAAKLDVPAALRQYSRVCARLQLTRRTLAEELREAFLAETPEALLLSQCIFSYWRSSPKGRVRSMALLSSLDSSIFSLAYQYGLVALQAFRLLPEWVRNQTLGAWHRGVLLFLYKSFKFQEAALRQRWRELGAYAE; from the coding sequence ATGCAAGAAAAAGAAATGGTAGCGCGGCAGGACGTGGATGTTCTGATCGCGGGCGGAGGCATCGCCGGTTCGGCGGCGGCGGCGGCGCTCGCGCCCTTGGGGCTGAAGGTCTTGATCGTCGAGCCGGGTTCCGCCCATGGCCGGCGGCTGGCCGGGGAGTTGATCCATCCGCCGGGCATCAACGGCCTGCGCGAATTGGGCCTCCTCGATGGGGAACTGGATTTGGGAGCGCCGGTGCGGGGTTTCGCGGTGTTCCCGTTCGCGGGCGAAGAGCCCGTCACCGACGCCTGCGAATCCACCGTGCTGCTGCCCTACGACGAATCCCACGGCGTCGGCGGTACCCACGGCCAAGCCATCGAACACCGCCTGCTCAAGGACCACCTATTGGACACGGTGCAGGGCTTCCCCGGCGTCACGGTCTGGTCCGGGGCGCGGGTCACGGAGATGGAAGAAGCCGCTCCGGGCCGCTATACCGCCCTGGTCCGCACCGAAGAGGGCGAGGTCCGGGTCGATGCCAAGCTGATGATCGGGGCCGACGGCCCGATGTCCCAGGTCCGCAAGATGATCGGCATCACCCATGTCACCCAGCGCTATTCCGGCATGATGGGGGTCGAGGTCGATGATATCCATCTGCCGCACAAGGGCTTCGGCAATATCTTCTTGAATCCGGCGGGCGTGTCCTACGCCTATGGCATCGGCGGGGGCCGGGCCAGGGTGATGTTCGAAATCCTCAAGGGGGCCGACGCCAAGGACTCGATCCAGACCCACCTGAACGCCTTCCCGCCCAGTTTCCGGCGCGACGTGGAGGCGGAACTGGCCGAGGGCAAACCCCTGGCCGCCGCCAATTACTGCATCATCCCGGCCCAGAGCGTGAAGCACAACATCGCCCTGGTCGGCGACGCCCGCGGTTGCTGCCATCCCCTGACCGCCTCCGGCATCACTGCCGCCGTCAAGGACGCCCTGGTGCTGCGCGACGCCCTGCGCGCGGCCAAGCTGGATGTGCCCGCCGCCCTGCGCCAATACTCCCGCGTCTGCGCGAGGCTGCAACTCACCCGCCGCACCCTGGCGGAGGAACTGCGCGAGGCCTTCCTGGCCGAAACGCCGGAAGCCTTGTTGTTAAGCCAGTGCATCTTTTCCTACTGGCGGTCCAGCCCCAAGGGCCGGGTGCGTTCGATGGCGCTCCTGTCCTCGCTGGACAGCAGTATCTTCTCGCTGGCTTACCAATATGGCCTGGTCGCGCTGCAAGCCTTCCGCCTGTTGCCGGAATGGGTGCGGAACCAAACCCTCGGCGCTTGGCACCGGGGCGTGTTGCTGTTCCTGTACAAGAGCTTCAAGTTCCAGGAGGCGGCGCTGCGGCAGAGGTGGCGGGAATTGGGCGCTTACGCCGAATGA
- the htpG gene encoding molecular chaperone HtpG, which yields MTAVADTKVTLGFEAEVKQILHLMIHSLYSNKEIFLRELISNGSDAADKLRFTALGDDALYEGDAELKIRVEFDKGARTLTITDNGIGMSRDEVRENIGTIARSGTRRFFEALTGDQAKDSQLIGQFGVGFYSSFIVADKVTLETRKAGEPAAHGVRWESAGEGDFTLETIDKPERGTQITLHLREGEDDFLDGWKLRSIIRKFSDHISLPIVMLKESYGGEEGEAEKTIEWETVNSASALWAKNKDEISEEQYTEFYKHVSHDFQEPLARLHSRVEGNNEYTLLLYLPARAPFDLWDRDNKHGVKLYVRKVFIMEGSEKLMPRYLRFVRGVIDSDSLPLNVSREILQEDKLLEKIRSGAVKKVLGLLEDLAKNEPEKYATFWKEFGQAFKEGPIEDFKNRERIAKLMRFASTHTDSPEQTVSLDDYISRMKEGQDKIYFITAESHTAAKNSPHLELLRKKGLEVLLLSDRVDDWLVGYLTEYEGKPLQSVAKGDLDLGTLADESDKQHVEEASKELEPLIERIKQVLGDKVAEVKVSARLTDSPACLVSETYGMSRTMERIMKSVGQGVPAAKPIFEINPDHPLVVRLKFEPDDLKFGDLAHVLYDQAVLSEGAQLDDPAAFVKRLNSLLQGK from the coding sequence ATGACAGCAGTCGCCGACACCAAGGTTACTTTGGGCTTCGAGGCCGAAGTCAAGCAAATCCTGCATTTGATGATCCATTCCTTGTACAGCAACAAGGAAATCTTCCTGCGCGAACTGATTTCCAACGGCTCGGACGCGGCGGACAAGCTGCGCTTCACCGCGCTGGGCGACGACGCCCTGTACGAGGGCGATGCCGAGCTGAAAATCCGGGTCGAGTTCGACAAGGGTGCCCGGACCCTCACCATTACCGATAACGGCATCGGCATGAGCCGCGACGAGGTGCGCGAGAATATCGGCACCATCGCCCGTTCCGGCACCCGCCGTTTCTTCGAGGCGCTGACCGGCGACCAGGCCAAGGATAGCCAGCTCATCGGCCAGTTCGGCGTGGGCTTCTATTCCTCCTTCATCGTCGCCGACAAGGTCACGCTGGAAACCCGCAAGGCCGGCGAACCCGCCGCCCACGGCGTGCGCTGGGAATCGGCGGGCGAGGGCGATTTCACCTTGGAAACCATCGACAAGCCCGAGCGCGGCACCCAGATCACCTTGCACCTCCGCGAGGGCGAGGACGATTTCCTGGATGGCTGGAAGCTGCGTTCGATCATCCGCAAATTCTCCGACCATATTTCCCTGCCCATCGTGATGCTCAAGGAGAGCTATGGCGGGGAAGAAGGCGAAGCGGAAAAGACCATCGAATGGGAAACCGTCAACAGCGCCTCGGCCCTGTGGGCGAAGAACAAGGACGAAATCAGCGAAGAGCAGTACACCGAGTTCTACAAGCACGTTTCCCACGATTTCCAGGAGCCGCTGGCGCGTTTGCACAGCCGGGTCGAGGGCAACAACGAATACACCTTGCTGCTCTACCTCCCGGCCCGCGCCCCGTTCGACCTGTGGGACCGCGACAACAAGCACGGCGTGAAGCTGTACGTGCGCAAGGTGTTCATCATGGAGGGCTCGGAGAAGCTGATGCCGCGCTATCTGCGCTTCGTGCGCGGCGTGATCGATTCCGATTCCCTGCCGCTGAACGTCTCCCGCGAAATCCTGCAAGAAGACAAGCTCCTGGAAAAAATCCGCTCCGGCGCGGTGAAGAAGGTGCTGGGCCTGTTGGAAGACCTCGCCAAGAACGAACCCGAGAAATACGCCACCTTCTGGAAGGAATTCGGGCAGGCGTTCAAGGAAGGCCCGATCGAGGATTTCAAGAACCGCGAGCGCATCGCCAAGCTGATGCGGTTCGCCTCCACCCACACCGACAGCCCCGAGCAGACGGTGTCGCTGGACGACTATATCTCGCGGATGAAGGAAGGCCAGGACAAGATTTATTTCATCACCGCCGAGAGCCACACCGCCGCCAAGAACAGCCCGCACCTTGAACTCCTGCGCAAGAAGGGGCTGGAAGTCCTGCTATTGAGCGACCGGGTGGACGATTGGCTGGTCGGCTATCTCACCGAGTACGAAGGCAAGCCACTGCAATCGGTGGCGAAGGGCGATCTGGACCTGGGTACCCTGGCCGACGAGTCCGACAAGCAGCATGTCGAGGAAGCCAGCAAGGAGCTGGAGCCCTTGATCGAGCGCATCAAGCAGGTGCTGGGCGACAAGGTGGCCGAGGTGAAGGTGTCGGCGCGCCTGACCGATTCCCCGGCCTGCTTGGTCAGCGAAACCTACGGCATGAGCCGGACCATGGAGCGCATCATGAAATCGGTGGGGCAGGGCGTGCCTGCCGCTAAGCCGATTTTCGAGATCAACCCCGACCACCCGCTGGTGGTGCGGCTGAAGTTCGAGCCGGACGATCTTAAGTTCGGGGATTTGGCCCACGTCCTGTACGACCAGGCCGTGTTGAGCGAAGGGGCGCAGTTGGACGATCCGGCGGCGTTCGTGAAGCGGCTGAATTCGCTGTTGCAGGGGAAGTAA
- the motA gene encoding flagellar motor stator protein MotA translates to MFVIIGYVIVIGAVLGGFIMAGGHLGVLMQINEVIIIFGAAGGAFVVSNSPKVLKATVGAVIGSLKGSKYNQAFYLETLTLLYKVFLKIRQNGLLSIEGDVENPGQSEVFKSAPLVLADHHAVEFITDYLRLMSSGSLDVHQIENLMDLDIETHHEEGHVPISALQKLADGMPAFGIVAAVMGVVHTMESVGIPPAELGKLIAAALVGTFLGILISYGFIGPLANLMEQQLGESTKYYISIKAGLIASMSGYAPPTAVEFARKVMYSTERPEFSELESHLKSSK, encoded by the coding sequence ATGTTCGTCATCATCGGTTATGTCATCGTCATCGGCGCCGTCCTGGGCGGGTTCATCATGGCCGGGGGACACCTCGGGGTGCTGATGCAGATCAACGAGGTCATCATCATCTTCGGCGCGGCGGGCGGCGCGTTCGTGGTCTCCAACAGCCCCAAGGTGCTGAAGGCCACGGTGGGCGCGGTGATCGGCAGCCTCAAAGGTTCCAAGTACAACCAAGCCTTCTACCTGGAAACCCTGACCCTGCTCTACAAGGTCTTCCTCAAAATCCGCCAGAACGGCCTCCTGTCCATCGAGGGCGACGTGGAGAACCCCGGCCAGAGCGAGGTGTTCAAATCCGCGCCCCTGGTGCTGGCCGACCACCACGCGGTCGAGTTCATCACCGACTACCTTAGGCTGATGTCCAGCGGCAGCCTGGATGTCCACCAAATCGAGAACCTGATGGACCTCGACATCGAAACCCACCACGAGGAAGGCCACGTCCCCATCTCGGCCCTGCAAAAGCTGGCCGACGGCATGCCCGCCTTCGGCATCGTGGCGGCGGTGATGGGCGTGGTGCATACCATGGAATCGGTGGGCATCCCGCCCGCCGAACTCGGCAAATTGATCGCGGCGGCCCTGGTCGGCACCTTCCTCGGCATCCTGATCTCCTACGGCTTCATCGGTCCCCTGGCCAACCTGATGGAACAGCAATTGGGCGAATCCACCAAGTATTACATCAGCATCAAGGCCGGCTTGATCGCCTCCATGAGCGGCTACGCCCCGCCCACGGCGGTGGAGTTCGCCCGCAAAGTGATGTACTCCACCGAAAGGCCGGAATTCAGCGAGTTGGAATCCCACCTCAAGAGCAGCAAATAA
- the motB gene encoding flagellar motor protein MotB has product MAENQPIIVKKVKKGGHGHHGGAWKLAYADFVTAMMAFFLLMWLLGTTDPSYRQGIAEYFKDPWKPSVAGGANTGDATSIIKGGGEDLTQSEGQVKLTNKGKQDITAEAGESEEEQNDKDLERKDQAQLEAMEQKIENMIETDPLLLPYENQLQIDITEDGLRIQIIDEEGRPMFESASARMAGYAAQILHEIAPVINELPNKISIAGHTDAKPFPGGGQGYSNWELSADRANSARKELIRGGLKEDKMMRVVGLSSSVPLVKDDPLHATNRRISITVMNKHTADEITEGDGSMNVSAQKPLNMQALEAAKEAAKAAAHPPPPPPAPKGVPGTLTGGGKSSLAKPGIIPGTLTGRQSGAPPPAPAAPAHPPDH; this is encoded by the coding sequence ATGGCCGAGAACCAACCCATCATCGTCAAGAAGGTCAAGAAGGGCGGGCACGGCCACCACGGCGGCGCTTGGAAGTTGGCCTACGCCGATTTCGTCACCGCGATGATGGCGTTCTTCCTGCTCATGTGGCTGCTCGGCACCACCGATCCCTCCTACCGGCAGGGCATCGCCGAATATTTCAAAGACCCCTGGAAACCCTCGGTCGCGGGCGGGGCCAACACCGGCGACGCCACCAGCATCATCAAGGGCGGCGGCGAAGACCTCACCCAATCCGAAGGCCAGGTGAAGCTGACCAACAAGGGCAAGCAGGACATCACCGCCGAGGCCGGGGAATCGGAGGAGGAGCAGAACGACAAGGACTTGGAACGCAAGGACCAAGCCCAGCTCGAAGCCATGGAGCAGAAGATCGAAAACATGATCGAAACCGACCCCCTGCTGCTGCCCTATGAAAACCAATTGCAGATCGACATCACCGAGGATGGCCTGCGCATCCAGATCATCGACGAGGAAGGCCGGCCGATGTTCGAATCGGCCAGCGCCCGGATGGCGGGCTACGCCGCGCAAATCCTCCACGAGATCGCCCCGGTCATCAACGAACTGCCCAACAAGATCAGCATCGCCGGCCACACCGACGCCAAGCCCTTCCCCGGCGGCGGCCAGGGCTATAGCAACTGGGAACTGTCCGCCGATAGGGCCAATTCCGCCCGCAAGGAATTGATCCGCGGCGGGCTCAAGGAAGACAAGATGATGCGGGTGGTGGGCTTGTCGTCCAGCGTGCCCCTGGTGAAGGACGATCCCTTGCACGCCACCAACCGCCGCATCTCGATCACGGTGATGAACAAGCACACCGCCGACGAAATCACCGAGGGCGATGGCAGCATGAATGTCTCGGCCCAAAAGCCCCTGAACATGCAGGCGCTCGAAGCCGCCAAGGAGGCCGCCAAAGCCGCCGCCCATCCCCCTCCGCCGCCGCCCGCACCCAAGGGCGTGCCCGGCACCTTGACCGGCGGCGGCAAGTCCAGCCTGGCGAAGCCGGGCATCATTCCGGGCACGCTGACCGGGCGGCAAAGCGGCGCACCGCCGCCCGCGCCCGCCGCCCCGGCCCATCCACCAGACCATTGA
- a CDS encoding class I SAM-dependent methyltransferase, which yields MGASLWIRIVLAQLVAAGLVALGLKAGLLTGMGTATPALAGLVGLLALGLSWAWRLPVWWRWIQGGFVPALAAAAWLHAPPWVWLAGFALLWLVFRGAPRERVPLYLSNSDTWDALAGLLPKKRAFALIDLGCGLGGGLAGLARKFPNGAFQGVESAPLPCLWAWLRARGRANLRIRWGDLWSEDLGRYDVVYAFLSPEPMPELWLKARREMRTGSLLVSNSFEVPGWVPDHVLTLDDARRTRLLIWRM from the coding sequence ATGGGCGCATCGCTCTGGATCAGGATCGTCCTGGCGCAACTGGTCGCGGCGGGCTTGGTCGCGCTGGGGCTCAAAGCCGGGCTGCTGACCGGAATGGGGACCGCGACGCCCGCGCTGGCCGGGTTGGTCGGCCTCCTGGCCCTGGGCCTGAGCTGGGCCTGGCGCTTGCCGGTGTGGTGGCGGTGGATACAGGGGGGGTTCGTGCCCGCCTTGGCGGCGGCGGCTTGGCTGCATGCGCCGCCGTGGGTGTGGCTGGCGGGCTTCGCGCTGTTGTGGCTGGTGTTCCGGGGCGCTCCCCGCGAACGGGTGCCGCTCTATCTCAGCAATTCCGATACCTGGGACGCGCTGGCCGGGCTGTTGCCGAAAAAGCGGGCTTTCGCCTTGATCGATCTGGGCTGCGGCCTGGGCGGCGGCTTGGCGGGACTGGCCCGGAAATTCCCGAATGGCGCGTTCCAAGGCGTGGAATCGGCCCCGCTGCCTTGCCTGTGGGCTTGGCTACGGGCGCGGGGCCGGGCCAATCTCCGTATCCGCTGGGGCGATTTGTGGAGCGAGGATTTGGGCCGGTACGACGTGGTCTACGCCTTCCTGTCGCCCGAGCCCATGCCGGAACTCTGGCTCAAGGCCCGGCGCGAAATGCGGACGGGTTCGCTCTTGGTCAGCAATAGCTTCGAGGTGCCGGGCTGGGTGCCGGACCACGTCCTCACGCTGGACGATGCGCGGCGGACGCGGTTGTTGATCTGGCGGATGTAA
- a CDS encoding NAD(P)/FAD-dependent oxidoreductase has protein sequence MHTLIIGSGMAGITFAEELKKHSPDSAITVLTQETHGYYSRPMLSHGFSRDDVETKIILKSFGDLGKAGIEILAPVEALAVDRAAKTVRCRRAGEEFSLGYDKLVLAPGSDALVPPPFRAFGDFRVVNSLDDLIGLRRERAAILARGEIPRWAVVGGGLIGCEAGSDLAKAGDAVTLFHALPRLMERQLVEADSATLLQVLTGMGIEVRLDAAVQGFEREGELYAVKLADGSAGGFHGIVVACGFKPRTALAQAAGLPVNRGILVDAFLRTLDPDIHALGDAVECADGRIYAYVMPIRQQALWLAQYLAGKTAEPWLPPTFKPRAKVHGFTAAHPYLF, from the coding sequence ATGCACACCCTCATCATCGGCTCCGGCATGGCCGGCATCACCTTCGCCGAGGAACTCAAGAAACATAGCCCCGACAGCGCCATCACCGTGCTGACCCAGGAAACCCACGGCTACTACTCCCGCCCCATGCTGTCCCATGGCTTCTCGCGGGACGATGTGGAAACCAAGATCATCCTAAAATCCTTCGGCGATTTGGGCAAAGCCGGTATCGAGATATTGGCCCCGGTCGAGGCGCTGGCCGTGGACCGTGCCGCCAAGACCGTGCGATGCCGCCGCGCTGGCGAGGAATTCAGCCTGGGCTACGACAAGCTGGTGCTGGCACCCGGCTCGGACGCCCTGGTTCCGCCGCCGTTCCGGGCTTTCGGGGATTTCCGGGTGGTCAACAGCCTGGACGATTTGATCGGGCTGCGCCGCGAGCGGGCCGCTATCCTGGCGCGGGGCGAAATCCCGCGTTGGGCGGTGGTGGGCGGCGGCTTGATCGGCTGCGAGGCGGGTTCCGACCTCGCCAAGGCGGGCGATGCGGTGACGCTGTTCCATGCCCTCCCGAGGCTGATGGAGCGGCAACTGGTCGAGGCGGATTCGGCCACTTTGCTCCAGGTGTTGACCGGAATGGGGATCGAGGTGCGGCTGGATGCCGCCGTGCAGGGTTTCGAGCGCGAGGGCGAACTTTACGCGGTGAAACTGGCGGATGGGTCGGCAGGCGGTTTCCACGGCATCGTGGTCGCCTGTGGCTTCAAGCCGCGCACCGCCCTGGCGCAGGCGGCGGGTCTTCCGGTGAACCGGGGTATCTTGGTCGATGCGTTCCTCCGCACCCTAGACCCGGATATCCACGCCCTGGGCGATGCCGTCGAATGCGCCGACGGGCGGATTTACGCCTATGTCATGCCGATCCGCCAGCAGGCGTTGTGGCTGGCGCAATACCTCGCGGGCAAGACGGCGGAGCCTTGGCTGCCGCCCACGTTCAAGCCCCGCGCCAAGGTGCATGGGTTCACGGCGGCGCATCCGTATTTGTTTTGA